A single Streptomyces sp. 2114.4 DNA region contains:
- the recO gene encoding DNA repair protein RecO, whose translation MSLFRDDGIVLRTQKLGEADRIITLLTRSHGRVRAVARGVRRTKSKFGARLEPFSHVDVQFYARGSELIGRGLPLCTQSETIAAYGGGIVTDYARYTAGTAMLETAERFTDHEGEPAVQQYLLLVGGLRTLSRGEHAPHLVLDAFLLRSLAVNGYAPSFDSCARCGMPGPNRFFSVGAGGVTCGDCRVPGSVVPSSEAIGLLSALLTGDWETADACEARHAREGSGLVTAYLHWHLERGLRSLRYVEK comes from the coding sequence ATGAGTCTGTTCCGCGACGACGGCATCGTGCTGCGCACCCAGAAGCTGGGTGAGGCGGACCGGATCATCACGCTGCTCACCCGGAGTCACGGCCGGGTCCGTGCGGTGGCGCGTGGGGTGCGGCGGACGAAGTCGAAGTTCGGGGCGCGGCTGGAGCCGTTCTCGCACGTCGATGTGCAGTTCTATGCGCGCGGCAGCGAGCTGATCGGGCGCGGGCTGCCGCTGTGCACGCAGAGCGAGACGATCGCGGCGTACGGCGGCGGGATCGTCACGGACTACGCCCGCTACACGGCCGGCACGGCCATGCTGGAGACCGCCGAGCGCTTCACCGACCACGAGGGCGAGCCCGCCGTACAGCAGTATCTGCTGCTGGTCGGCGGGCTGCGGACGCTGTCCCGCGGCGAGCACGCGCCGCATCTGGTGCTGGACGCCTTCCTGCTGCGCTCGCTCGCCGTCAACGGCTATGCGCCGAGTTTCGACAGCTGCGCACGGTGCGGGATGCCCGGTCCCAACCGGTTCTTCTCCGTGGGGGCGGGCGGGGTGACCTGCGGTGACTGCCGGGTGCCGGGGAGCGTCGTACCCTCCTCTGAGGCCATCGGGCTCCTCAGCGCGCTGCTGACCGGCGACTGGGAGACCGCGGACGCCTGCGAGGCCCGTCATGCCCGGGAGGGCAGCGGGCTCGTCACGGCGTATCTGCACTGGCATCTGGAGCGGGGCCTGCGTTCCCTCCGGTACGTAGAGAAATAG
- a CDS encoding cytochrome P450, which yields MAQQGQQPYVIDPVGSDIHGEAARLRALGPLARTELPGGIEAWSVTSHTLLKQLLTDDRVSKNPREHWPLWQREDIRGSWLQSWIGVTNMFTAYGADHRRLRKLIAPAFTARRTDAMLPRVEAITAALLDDLAGHPAGEPVDLRARFNHPLPMQVICELFGFPEGEQRAELARLVAAIMDTTATPEQAAATGAAVHALLSGLVAAKREHPADDLTSLLVSARDDEGERMTEQELLDTLLLVIGAGHETTVDLLGNAVHALLTHPEQLRLVLSGEVHWNDVIEETLRWAPSIAALPLRFAVADIEIPDGPTIRKGEAILPAYAAAGRDPAFHGERADGFDVRRTRQEHLAFGHGVHHCLGAPLARMEARIALPALFARFPGLQLAVSPEELAPTDGFISGGLRSLPVRLTPA from the coding sequence ATGGCACAACAGGGACAGCAGCCCTACGTCATCGACCCGGTCGGAAGCGACATCCATGGAGAGGCCGCCCGTCTCCGCGCGCTAGGCCCACTGGCGCGCACCGAGCTCCCCGGCGGCATCGAGGCCTGGTCGGTCACCAGCCACACCCTGCTCAAGCAGCTGCTGACCGACGACCGGGTCTCCAAGAACCCACGGGAGCACTGGCCCCTGTGGCAGCGCGAGGACATCCGCGGCAGCTGGCTGCAGTCGTGGATCGGCGTCACGAACATGTTCACCGCGTACGGCGCCGACCACCGGCGGCTGCGCAAGCTGATCGCCCCGGCGTTCACCGCCCGCCGCACCGACGCCATGCTCCCGCGCGTGGAGGCCATCACCGCGGCCCTCCTGGACGACCTGGCCGGGCACCCCGCGGGCGAACCCGTGGACCTGCGCGCCCGCTTCAACCACCCGCTGCCGATGCAGGTGATCTGCGAGCTGTTCGGCTTCCCGGAGGGCGAGCAGCGCGCCGAACTCGCCCGCCTCGTCGCGGCCATCATGGACACCACGGCCACCCCGGAGCAGGCCGCCGCCACCGGCGCGGCCGTCCATGCGCTGCTGTCCGGCCTGGTCGCCGCCAAGCGCGAGCACCCGGCCGACGACCTGACGAGCCTGCTGGTCTCCGCGCGGGACGACGAGGGCGAGCGGATGACCGAGCAGGAACTGCTCGACACCCTCCTGCTCGTCATCGGGGCCGGTCACGAGACCACCGTCGACCTCCTCGGCAACGCCGTGCACGCCCTGCTCACCCACCCCGAACAGCTCCGGCTGGTGCTGTCGGGCGAGGTGCACTGGAACGACGTGATCGAGGAGACGCTGCGCTGGGCCCCGAGCATCGCCGCGCTCCCGCTGCGCTTCGCCGTGGCGGACATCGAGATCCCGGACGGCCCCACCATCCGCAAGGGCGAGGCGATCCTCCCGGCGTACGCGGCGGCCGGCCGTGACCCCGCGTTCCACGGCGAGAGGGCCGACGGCTTCGACGTCCGGCGCACCCGTCAGGAGCACCTGGCGTTCGGCCACGGCGTCCACCACTGCCTGGGCGCTCCGCTGGCCCGTATGGAGGCGCGGATCGCGCTGCCGGCCCTCTTCGCCCGTTTCCCGGGGCTTCAACTGGCCGTGTCACCGGAGGAGTTGGCGCCGACGGACGGCTTCATCTCGGGCGGTCTGCGCAGCCTGCCGGTGCGTCTGACGCCGGCCTGA
- a CDS encoding metal ABC transporter ATP-binding protein, producing MNQSPGQPVIDLRGATASLGARPVLRGVDLTVHTGEVVALLGANGSGKSTAVRSVIGQVPLTGGELALFGTPFRRFRAWARIGYVPQRTTAAGGVPATVGEVVTAGRLARTKLGILRKADRAAVHHALELVGMADRAKDSVNALSGGQHQRVLIARALAGEPDLLIMDEPMAGVDLASQEVLASALREQVGRGTTVLLVLHELGPLEPLIDRAVVLRDGCVVHDGPPPEAVGQHALPGHDHVHPHADAAAEPIRTGLLS from the coding sequence ATGAACCAGTCGCCCGGCCAGCCGGTCATCGACCTGCGCGGGGCCACCGCCTCCCTGGGCGCCCGGCCCGTGCTGCGCGGCGTCGACCTGACGGTGCACACCGGCGAGGTCGTCGCACTGCTCGGCGCCAACGGCTCCGGCAAGTCCACCGCCGTCCGCTCGGTGATCGGCCAGGTCCCGCTCACCGGCGGCGAGCTGGCCCTCTTCGGCACGCCGTTCCGGCGCTTTCGGGCCTGGGCCCGGATCGGGTACGTACCGCAGCGCACCACGGCGGCCGGCGGCGTCCCCGCCACCGTCGGCGAGGTCGTCACGGCCGGCCGGCTCGCCCGTACGAAGCTGGGGATCCTGCGCAAGGCCGACCGCGCCGCGGTGCACCACGCCCTGGAACTGGTCGGCATGGCGGACCGCGCCAAGGACTCCGTCAACGCGCTCTCCGGCGGACAGCACCAGCGGGTGCTGATCGCCCGCGCGCTGGCCGGCGAACCGGACCTGCTGATCATGGACGAGCCGATGGCAGGCGTCGACCTGGCCAGCCAGGAAGTGCTCGCCTCCGCACTGCGCGAACAGGTCGGCCGCGGCACCACCGTCCTGCTCGTGCTGCACGAGCTGGGCCCGCTGGAGCCGCTGATCGACCGCGCGGTGGTGCTGCGCGACGGCTGCGTGGTCCACGACGGCCCGCCGCCCGAGGCCGTGGGCCAGCATGCGCTGCCCGGCCATGACCATGTCCACCCGCACGCCGATGCGGCGGCGGAACCGATCCGGACGGGGCTGCTGAGCTGA
- a CDS encoding DUF742 domain-containing protein — MTPRQSSGRRLVPAYLATGGRARPSRNTLDRLTLLHSVGMPITSEVRPEEHRILELLQPGALSLAEVAAHLHLPVSVVKVLVADLVDAGRLHARVPIPEAEQFDRQILERVLDGLRSLKS, encoded by the coding sequence ATGACCCCGCGCCAGAGCAGCGGCAGGCGCCTCGTACCGGCCTATCTGGCCACCGGCGGACGCGCCCGCCCCAGCCGCAACACCCTGGACCGGCTCACCTTGCTGCACAGCGTCGGGATGCCGATCACCAGCGAGGTACGCCCGGAGGAGCACCGCATCCTGGAGCTGTTGCAGCCCGGGGCGCTGTCTCTGGCCGAGGTCGCCGCCCACCTTCACCTGCCGGTGAGCGTGGTGAAGGTGCTGGTGGCCGACCTCGTCGATGCCGGGCGGCTGCACGCCCGTGTCCCCATTCCCGAAGCCGAGCAATTCGACCGACAGATCCTGGAGAGGGTTCTCGATGGACTCCGCTCTCTCAAGTCCTAG
- a CDS encoding ATP-binding protein, with amino-acid sequence MTSIPEALLWCLSAGTAAAVVLAALSIRARGQRAGLRSRLSAAEEQNSATLHSNTELSARLRATEAEIRHLAETRLPDLTLALAHPHVPVPGLLDARFAGTETDQALNAVLEQVSDAITKERARVDAAAQSTLRGATTTIQALLYQLQSALQEMQHRYDDPNVAQDLLNADFLNEQALRRIQATGVVCGAWPGLTREDSYLAELVVGATSRLRGYERVQVSNQLRDPVAVVARAVEPVAIVVTELLANALHHSHRELPVTITLQQGNRGASVIVDDYGVGMHDDEIKAAMVLLSGDDDLLLTQLGDPPRSGFAAAGQLVRQYGFGVHVEPSPYGGVRAVVYIPGDPLLTVLDESAQPMSVMAPLPHRSGVPDRSSSALPTGSATPPPAAAQPAPAAQPAPSYEAPAQQADGELPRRRRRKPVSELDESAPRTESAPPRSPEETGTRWAALQRGTETGRAAAQSEPPRSPEGNAQS; translated from the coding sequence ATGACATCCATACCGGAGGCGCTGTTGTGGTGCCTCAGCGCAGGTACGGCCGCCGCCGTGGTCCTGGCGGCGCTCTCGATCCGCGCGCGCGGGCAGCGCGCCGGTCTGAGATCGCGCCTGTCCGCCGCTGAGGAACAGAACAGCGCCACGCTCCACAGCAATACGGAGCTGTCGGCCCGGCTGCGCGCCACCGAGGCCGAGATCCGGCACCTGGCCGAAACTCGGCTCCCCGACCTGACGCTGGCGCTGGCCCACCCGCATGTGCCCGTACCGGGGCTGCTGGACGCCCGGTTCGCCGGGACGGAGACCGACCAGGCGCTGAACGCCGTACTGGAGCAGGTCAGCGACGCGATCACCAAGGAGCGGGCGCGCGTCGACGCCGCCGCCCAGTCCACCCTGCGCGGCGCCACCACCACCATCCAGGCGCTGCTCTACCAGCTCCAGTCGGCGCTGCAGGAGATGCAGCACCGCTACGACGACCCGAACGTCGCCCAGGACCTGCTGAACGCCGACTTCCTCAACGAGCAGGCGTTGCGGCGCATCCAGGCCACCGGTGTCGTCTGCGGCGCGTGGCCGGGGCTGACCCGTGAGGACTCCTACCTCGCCGAGCTGGTCGTCGGCGCCACCTCCCGGCTGCGCGGCTACGAGCGGGTGCAGGTCAGCAACCAGTTGCGCGACCCGGTCGCCGTGGTGGCGCGGGCCGTGGAGCCGGTCGCGATCGTGGTGACCGAGCTGCTGGCCAACGCGCTGCACCACTCGCACCGTGAACTTCCCGTCACCATCACGCTGCAGCAGGGAAACCGCGGCGCCTCGGTCATCGTCGACGACTACGGCGTCGGTATGCACGACGACGAGATCAAGGCCGCGATGGTGTTGCTGTCGGGCGACGACGACCTGCTGCTCACCCAGCTCGGCGACCCGCCGCGGTCCGGGTTCGCGGCGGCCGGACAGCTGGTGCGCCAGTACGGCTTCGGGGTGCACGTCGAGCCGTCGCCGTACGGCGGTGTGCGGGCGGTCGTGTACATCCCGGGTGACCCCCTCCTCACCGTCCTCGACGAGAGCGCCCAGCCGATGTCCGTGATGGCTCCCCTGCCGCACCGTTCCGGGGTGCCGGATCGTTCCTCCTCCGCACTGCCCACCGGTTCCGCGACGCCGCCCCCGGCCGCCGCGCAGCCCGCACCCGCCGCGCAGCCCGCCCCCTCCTACGAGGCACCCGCCCAGCAGGCCGACGGGGAACTCCCGCGCCGGCGCCGCCGTAAGCCCGTCTCCGAACTCGACGAGAGTGCCCCGCGCACCGAGTCGGCTCCCCCGCGCTCCCCGGAAGAGACCGGAACCCGTTGGGCCGCGCTCCAGCGCGGTACCGAAACCGGCCGGGCAGCCGCCCAGTCAGAACCCCCTCGCAGTCCCGAAGGGAACGCTCAGTCATGA
- a CDS encoding ATP/GTP-binding protein — protein MYLSGEHQTLVKLLVAGPFGVGKTTLIRALSETPPLHTEEVMTQTGAGVDNLAGVREKTTTTVAIDFGRLTLPGDLVLYLFGTPGQKRFRPLWEDIARGALGALVLADTRRLADSFEVMDIVEEAGLRYAVAVNTFPDAPQYGVEKLREALDLHPETPLVLCDARDREQSVDALISLVGHVLAHTPEENPNP, from the coding sequence ATGTACCTCTCCGGCGAGCACCAGACCCTGGTCAAACTCCTGGTGGCGGGGCCGTTCGGCGTCGGCAAGACCACGCTCATCCGCGCGCTGTCCGAAACCCCGCCGCTGCACACCGAAGAGGTCATGACCCAGACGGGCGCGGGCGTCGACAACCTCGCCGGCGTCCGGGAGAAGACCACCACCACCGTCGCCATCGACTTCGGGCGGCTGACGCTGCCCGGGGACCTGGTGCTGTATCTGTTCGGCACCCCCGGGCAGAAACGGTTCCGCCCCCTGTGGGAGGACATCGCCCGGGGCGCGCTGGGCGCCCTCGTCCTCGCCGACACCCGCCGCCTAGCGGACTCCTTCGAGGTGATGGACATCGTCGAGGAGGCCGGGTTGCGCTACGCGGTGGCGGTCAACACCTTCCCCGACGCGCCCCAGTACGGCGTCGAAAAGCTCCGCGAAGCGCTCGATCTGCACCCCGAAACGCCGCTGGTGCTGTGCGACGCCCGCGACCGGGAGCAGTCCGTCGACGCGCTGATCTCGCTGGTCGGGCACGTCCTGGCCCACACCCCCGAGGAGAACCCGAACCCGTGA
- a CDS encoding metal ABC transporter permease, protein MEILDYAFMQRALIAALIVGVTAPAIGIYLVQRRQALMGDGIGHVALTGVGLGFLLNTSPVWVATAVAIAGSVVMELIRWYGKTRGDLALAMLFYGGMAGGVMLMNLSDAGSNANLGTYLFGSITTVSPQDMTTIYILAALVLAITIGLRRQLFAVCQDEEFARVTGLPVRLLNLLVAVTAAVTVTVAMRVVGLLLVSALMVIPVAAAQQISRSFALTFAVAVAIGVAVTLTGTATSYYVDVPSGATIVLFAIGLFVLFTALAAPLAKKRVRAAAEGSEGCTLEVPGGRAAPDDVSVAG, encoded by the coding sequence ATGGAAATCCTCGACTACGCCTTTATGCAACGGGCCCTGATCGCCGCCCTGATCGTCGGCGTCACCGCCCCCGCCATCGGCATCTACCTCGTCCAGCGCCGCCAGGCCCTGATGGGCGACGGCATCGGCCATGTCGCGCTCACCGGCGTCGGCCTCGGCTTCCTGCTCAACACCAGCCCGGTGTGGGTGGCCACCGCCGTGGCCATCGCCGGCTCCGTCGTCATGGAGCTGATCCGCTGGTACGGCAAGACCCGCGGTGACCTCGCGCTGGCCATGCTGTTCTACGGCGGCATGGCGGGCGGCGTGATGCTGATGAACCTCTCCGACGCCGGCTCCAACGCCAACCTCGGCACCTACCTCTTCGGCTCGATCACCACCGTCTCGCCCCAGGACATGACGACGATCTACATCCTGGCCGCCCTGGTGCTGGCGATCACGATCGGCCTGCGCCGCCAGCTGTTCGCCGTCTGCCAGGACGAGGAGTTCGCCCGGGTGACCGGACTGCCGGTGCGGCTGCTCAATCTGCTGGTCGCCGTCACCGCCGCGGTCACCGTCACCGTCGCCATGCGGGTCGTCGGACTGCTGCTGGTCAGCGCCCTGATGGTGATCCCGGTCGCGGCCGCCCAGCAGATCAGCCGCAGCTTCGCGCTCACCTTCGCGGTGGCCGTCGCGATCGGTGTCGCGGTCACCCTTACGGGCACCGCCACCTCGTACTACGTGGACGTGCCCTCCGGCGCCACGATCGTGCTGTTCGCCATCGGACTGTTCGTGCTCTTCACGGCGCTCGCCGCGCCGCTCGCGAAAAAGCGCGTCAGGGCTGCCGCGGAGGGCTCCGAGGGGTGCACCCTGGAGGTACCCGGCGGCCGCGCCGCCCCGGACGATGTGAGCGTGGCCGGATGA
- a CDS encoding cytochrome P450, producing MTSPHQPGAAPPPGCPAHAAPAQQYPPAQPDAQTPVKLYGPDFAADPHRIYDQLRQYGALAPVEIAPEVTAMLVTDYRAALDLLHDDATWSKDSREWMTTVPADSPVMPMLMWRPNIFYADGPAHVRYRDVVVDSFKLVEPHELRARVHHAADSLIRRFGAHGEVDLIADYARLIPLLMFNNLFGMPDSYSDRLITAIGGMLDGNSPEEAAAANEAYTSYIMELVGMKKAERGPDLTSWFMDHPNALNDEELIHNVILTMGAGNEPLANLIGNALSRMLSDDRYYHTLSGGALTAHDALNEVLWNDPPLANYSAHFPVRDVFFHGTWVRKGQLVMVSYAAANSQFDTTGQTGPGSGGGSHLSWAAGPHACPVKRHALLIATTAIERLTAWLSDIELAVDASELQWRNGAFHRALAALPARFTPITPDQAGATPWHNRDSSPTSSTRSEATSMERPPVSAR from the coding sequence GTGACTTCCCCGCACCAGCCGGGAGCCGCACCGCCACCGGGCTGCCCGGCGCACGCCGCCCCCGCGCAGCAGTACCCGCCGGCGCAGCCCGACGCACAGACCCCGGTGAAGCTCTACGGACCGGACTTCGCCGCCGATCCGCACCGCATCTACGACCAGTTGCGCCAGTACGGTGCGCTGGCGCCGGTCGAGATCGCGCCGGAGGTGACCGCGATGCTGGTCACCGACTACCGGGCCGCCCTCGACCTGCTGCACGACGACGCCACCTGGTCCAAGGACTCCCGTGAGTGGATGACCACGGTCCCGGCGGACTCGCCGGTCATGCCGATGCTGATGTGGCGCCCCAACATCTTCTACGCCGACGGGCCGGCGCACGTCCGCTACCGGGACGTGGTCGTCGACAGCTTCAAGCTCGTCGAGCCGCACGAGCTGCGCGCCCGCGTCCACCACGCCGCGGACTCCCTGATCCGGCGCTTCGGCGCGCACGGCGAGGTCGACCTGATCGCCGACTACGCGCGGCTGATCCCGCTGCTGATGTTCAACAACCTCTTCGGGATGCCGGATTCGTACAGCGACCGGCTGATCACGGCCATCGGGGGCATGCTGGACGGCAACTCCCCCGAGGAGGCCGCGGCCGCCAACGAGGCCTACACCAGCTACATCATGGAGCTGGTCGGTATGAAGAAGGCCGAGCGCGGGCCGGACCTGACCTCCTGGTTCATGGACCACCCCAACGCGCTCAACGACGAGGAACTGATCCACAACGTCATCCTCACGATGGGCGCGGGCAACGAACCGCTCGCCAACCTCATCGGCAACGCGCTGTCGCGGATGCTCTCCGACGACCGCTACTACCACACCCTCTCCGGTGGCGCGCTGACCGCGCACGACGCGCTCAACGAGGTGCTGTGGAACGACCCGCCGCTGGCCAACTACTCCGCGCACTTCCCGGTCCGTGACGTCTTCTTCCACGGCACCTGGGTGCGCAAGGGGCAGCTGGTGATGGTGTCGTACGCGGCCGCCAACAGCCAGTTCGACACCACCGGGCAGACGGGCCCGGGCTCGGGCGGCGGCTCGCACCTGTCCTGGGCGGCAGGCCCGCACGCCTGCCCCGTGAAGCGGCATGCGCTGCTGATCGCCACCACTGCGATCGAGCGGCTGACCGCCTGGCTCTCGGACATCGAACTCGCCGTGGACGCGAGCGAGTTGCAGTGGCGCAACGGTGCGTTCCATAGGGCGCTGGCCGCGCTCCCGGCCCGCTTCACCCCGATCACCCCCGACCAGGCAGGAGCCACTCCATGGCACAACAGGGACAGCAGCCCTACGTCATCGACCCGGTCGGAAGCGACATCCATGGAGAGGCCGCCCGTCTCCGCGCGCTAG
- a CDS encoding roadblock/LC7 domain-containing protein: MNSPTRRRVAEDKSWVLAPLMELPHVIHAAVISGDGFIEGASPGLQRDSGEGVAAMMSALQGAGRAVTAAFAGKDDTRLRQTVIESDEGFVFAIPAGENTCLAVFAGPEVNMGVVAHHMQIQVTTLGNKVMNSPARDSGNPV; encoded by the coding sequence ATGAACAGCCCCACCCGCCGCCGCGTCGCCGAGGACAAGTCCTGGGTGCTGGCGCCCCTCATGGAGTTGCCGCATGTTATTCACGCAGCAGTGATCTCCGGTGACGGTTTCATCGAGGGCGCCTCACCGGGCCTGCAGCGTGACTCCGGCGAGGGTGTCGCCGCGATGATGTCCGCGCTCCAGGGCGCGGGCCGTGCCGTGACCGCGGCGTTCGCCGGGAAGGACGACACCCGGCTGCGGCAGACGGTCATCGAGTCCGACGAGGGCTTCGTCTTCGCGATACCCGCCGGTGAGAACACCTGCCTCGCCGTCTTCGCCGGTCCGGAGGTGAACATGGGCGTCGTCGCCCACCACATGCAGATCCAGGTGACGACCCTGGGCAACAAGGTCATGAACAGCCCGGCACGGGATTCGGGTAACCCCGTATGA
- a CDS encoding isoprenyl transferase — translation MARRGILGRNRREYVTPEPHPSGARPPKIPGELVPNHVAVVMDGNGRWAKERGLPRTEGHKVGEGVVLDVLKGCIEMGVKNLSLYAFSTENWKRSPDEVKFLMNFNRDVIRRRRDEMDALGIRIRWVGRMPKLWKSVVQELQIAQEQTKNNDAMTLYFCVNYGGRAEIADAAAAIAADVRAGKLDPSKVNEKTVAKYMYYPDMPDVDLFVRPSGEQRTSNYLIWQSAYAEMVFQDILWPDFDRRNLWQACLEYAKRDRRFGGAQLAEGETAT, via the coding sequence ATGGCACGACGCGGGATTCTGGGCCGTAATCGACGTGAGTACGTGACGCCCGAGCCGCACCCTTCCGGTGCGCGGCCGCCGAAGATCCCCGGTGAGCTCGTCCCGAACCATGTGGCGGTCGTCATGGACGGCAACGGCCGGTGGGCCAAGGAGCGCGGGCTGCCGCGCACCGAGGGCCACAAGGTCGGCGAGGGTGTCGTCCTGGACGTCCTCAAGGGCTGCATCGAAATGGGCGTGAAGAACCTTTCGCTGTACGCCTTCTCGACGGAGAACTGGAAGCGGTCGCCCGACGAGGTGAAGTTCCTGATGAACTTCAACCGCGATGTGATCCGGCGGCGCCGGGACGAAATGGACGCGCTGGGCATTCGCATCCGGTGGGTCGGCCGGATGCCGAAGCTGTGGAAGTCGGTCGTGCAGGAGCTCCAGATCGCCCAGGAGCAGACCAAGAACAATGACGCCATGACGCTGTATTTCTGCGTGAATTACGGCGGGCGGGCCGAGATCGCCGATGCGGCGGCGGCCATCGCGGCGGATGTGCGGGCCGGAAAGCTGGACCCGTCGAAGGTGAACGAGAAGACCGTCGCGAAGTACATGTACTACCCGGACATGCCGGATGTGGATCTCTTCGTCCGGCCGTCCGGTGAGCAGCGGACCTCGAATTACCTGATCTGGCAGAGCGCGTATGCCGAGATGGTCTTCCAGGACATTCTGTGGCCGGATTTCGACCGCCGGAACCTGTGGCAGGCGTGCCTGGAGTACGCGAAGCGGGACCGCAGGTTCGGCGGCGCGCAGCTGGCGGAGGGCGAAACCGCGACGTAG
- a CDS encoding metal ABC transporter substrate-binding protein, with protein sequence MNIRRHISTAALAGVSVLGLLALSACSPAGGARTEDGRLRVTASFYPMEFLAQQIGGKHVEVTDLTKPGVEPHDLELTPKQTGQLGDSGAIVYLKGLQPAVDDAVAQSGNQHVADAAALTSLEKHGTEVDGHHHTTGDNHSHSEAEGGADPHIWLDPVKYAEVAKGVNKTLAKADPDHRAAYQKNTDALVKKLDGLDQEFRAGLKKRSSDTFLTTHAAFGYLAERYGLTEEAISGLDPESEPSAHRIKDLHTLAAAHHVSTVFFETIANPATAKALAGDLHLKTDVLDPLEGINGKSRGRDYFGVQRANLAALQKALGSK encoded by the coding sequence ATGAACATACGCCGTCACATATCCACCGCGGCCCTCGCCGGAGTCTCGGTGCTCGGCCTGCTGGCCCTCTCCGCCTGCTCCCCCGCCGGCGGGGCCCGCACCGAGGACGGCAGGCTGCGGGTGACAGCGTCCTTCTACCCCATGGAATTCCTCGCCCAGCAGATCGGCGGGAAGCACGTCGAGGTGACCGACCTCACCAAGCCGGGCGTCGAGCCGCACGATCTTGAGCTCACCCCGAAGCAGACCGGTCAGCTCGGCGACTCCGGCGCGATCGTCTACCTCAAGGGCCTGCAGCCCGCCGTGGACGACGCCGTCGCGCAGTCCGGCAACCAGCACGTCGCCGACGCCGCCGCGCTCACCTCCCTCGAAAAGCACGGCACCGAGGTCGACGGCCACCACCACACCACCGGCGACAACCACTCGCACTCCGAGGCCGAGGGCGGCGCCGACCCGCACATCTGGCTGGACCCCGTGAAGTACGCCGAGGTCGCCAAGGGCGTGAACAAGACCCTCGCCAAGGCCGACCCGGACCACCGGGCCGCCTACCAGAAGAACACCGACGCGCTGGTGAAGAAGCTGGACGGGCTGGACCAGGAGTTCCGGGCCGGGCTGAAGAAGCGGTCCTCGGACACCTTCCTCACCACCCACGCGGCCTTCGGCTACCTCGCCGAGCGCTACGGCCTGACCGAGGAGGCCATCAGCGGCCTCGACCCCGAGTCCGAGCCCAGCGCCCACCGCATCAAGGACCTGCACACCCTCGCCGCCGCGCACCACGTCTCGACCGTCTTCTTCGAGACCATCGCCAACCCGGCCACCGCCAAGGCCCTGGCCGGCGACCTGCACCTGAAGACCGACGTCCTCGACCCGCTCGAGGGGATCAACGGCAAGTCCCGCGGCAGGGACTACTTCGGGGTGCAGCGCGCCAACCTCGCCGCGCTCCAGAAGGCGCTCGGCAGCAAGTGA
- a CDS encoding Fur family transcriptional regulator yields MATSAGSPVRGRSTRQRTAVSAALDEVDEFRSAQELHDMLKHKGDSVGLTTVYRTLQSLADAGEVDVLRTSEGEAVYRRCSTDDHHHHLVCRACGKAVEVEGPAVEKWADQIAAEHGFRDVAHTIEIFGTCGECAERAAEKQ; encoded by the coding sequence GTGGCGACGAGCGCGGGATCTCCGGTACGCGGCCGGTCGACGCGGCAGCGGACCGCGGTGTCGGCCGCACTCGACGAGGTCGACGAGTTCCGCAGTGCGCAGGAGCTGCACGACATGCTCAAGCACAAGGGCGACTCGGTCGGGCTGACCACCGTCTACCGGACGCTGCAGTCCCTCGCCGACGCCGGTGAGGTCGACGTACTGCGCACCAGCGAGGGCGAGGCCGTCTACCGCCGGTGCAGCACCGACGATCACCACCACCATCTGGTGTGCCGGGCCTGCGGCAAGGCCGTCGAGGTCGAGGGCCCCGCGGTGGAGAAGTGGGCCGACCAGATCGCCGCGGAGCACGGCTTCCGGGACGTCGCGCACACCATCGAGATCTTCGGGACCTGCGGGGAGTGCGCCGAGCGGGCCGCCGAGAAGCAGTAG